In Nicotiana tabacum cultivar K326 chromosome 11, ASM71507v2, whole genome shotgun sequence, a single window of DNA contains:
- the LOC107759302 gene encoding transcriptional activator DEMETER has translation MNLGRFSTPQGNRVIQNGDPWVPATPQKQVLQSPDLIPGEMQGNQMERSDWQDLLGIYGNFLQRPAHGTGAVQNPINPVNLNKDYIGQWNNAAVDYRSSDIDINHCENIPGHGRPACTRVNSLAELLGMKNQSYMPSTSGRSSNSIHLNDLPTFQNSYSQVESRYEQLQAGPDFLNESQVFIPNQTFDCYGNRRLPLDGILGPYQVNKAMYSSLTTPDAGTGSSRSSFFPIAPVTPEQKQFNDDQHFERQNFSIEESSSLEKDKQENVLRSMQSKDNHSDKQLQRVADSLVATTSLSEKIDDENKGNGDIDLNKTPQLKPPKRRKHRPKVVIEGKTKRTPKPAAPRNSTPNENPSGKRKYVRRKGLEDSTTEQTEVVEPAAPRNSLPNENTSGKRKYVRKKGLKASTTQQTEVGDKDRAPDAGDTAKSCRRMLNFEDRTKDESLASTNISQAEKHQQRKETFDLNLSSQDMESSLAIMEASAIPPGQNQRNGEIAEKRLTETAPYVISSSVEKPKDLALPLPSANQVTTKNQALNAIARSLSMRNVNQHQNSIQLGCDQVPVHEAGTGHFVFEAKDTRPKRDEARQLALERTPLLLGDTASAHVKRGSKRDQCHISEFQPKTFSQMGSVCSDMLGIDNIRRNCSTFGLGGSEIHKKAKLDSEIYGTVSGIPSSTTASMHGSVKFQSTSLNINRYVGFPGSGANGEGSRRCASPMTVKHNFQKQPTPSQSHSYTQSISQKISQQLTERHGPQAQASSNWNLQSQPQALSMFVQEIRRRISHNNMLARMQNMGQTSSNELFNNGEMLTRDNKKLRGDEHLSTKARGLQGTRRYAAAVDMITRRLERLAISNSKKYTAQEQKALVPYKGDGTIIPYEGFDPIKRRKPRPKVDLDPETNRLWNLLMGKEGGAETTDKDNEKWWEEERKVVRGRVDSFVARMRLVQGDRRFSPWKGSVVDSVIGVFLTQNVSDHLSSSAFMCLAAKFPLQPTSTKNTLSQNGCNTLVEEPEVEIIDPDGTITYHQARLQVPTRHQGSITCSQLSEHRMEDRIQTTGAYLVSEHEKRTDEEVILSQNSPDSLILQANEELRSSSGSNSECEDQPSWPNLNKNSTRANRSPPAKWPAAFQEYQSHFMRNTQSENMSIFRNHKSEAVAGIRHNQTLDAETYLHGYPINPHVQGQEKSARTSSSFWLTMTPEFGKHETACREKEIASSLTSITPEPNAAKGVDFLSRSMKQITGSSSTLTAQQTTVPIVHAPRMEEYAFASKHREEEGNLQMQPHNGNYQHSVSCHPKEMSMASQLESTCIRQSVNRAEAIAKGQEEVQAYISSEQPSVTGTSISNTRKRKTEEGDKKAFDWDSLRKQVQPKSGKKERSKNAMDSLNYEAVRCAPVKEISDAIKERGMNNMLAERIKDFLNRLVTDHGSIDLEWLRDVAPEKAKEYLLSIRGLGLKSVECVRLLTLHNLAFPVDTNVGRIAVRLGWVPLQPLPESLQLHLLELYPVLESIQKYLWPRLCKLDQRTLYELHYHMITFGKVFCTKSKPNCNACPLRAECRHFASAFASARLALPGPQEKSIVSSTVPISGGGIAAAPLKPMLLPPAGEGRMISPCAPVEAGNIPDFLNKPMPIPQEITNLDRETTLITSNCEPIIEEPKSPEPLPELLESDIEDGFIEDPDEIPMIELNMKEFTSNLETILQGHNKEGELSKALVALNPVAASIPTPKLKNVSRLRTEHQVYELPDSHQLLEKLDKREPDDPSPYLLAIWTPGETVNSIQPPETKCDPNGSGSLCNEKDCYSCNGIREANSQTVRGTLLIPCRTAMRGSFPLNGTYFQVNEVFADHESSLNPINVPRKLLWSLPRRTVYFGTSVSTIFKGLSTEQIQHCFWRGFVCVRGFDHKTRAPRPLIARLHFPASKLVKNRSDDRKKEGAAAEKAAGYNSPKSAHMK, from the exons ATGAATCTGGGGAGATTTTCAACTCCCCAAGGGAATAGAGTTATCCAAAATGGGGATCCTTGGGTTCCTGCTACTCCACAAAAGCAAGTTTTGCAAAGTCCCGATCTTATTCCAGGTGAAATGCAAGGAAATCAGATGGAAAGGTCAGATTGGCAGGATCTGCTTGGGATTTATGGTAACTTTTTACAAAGACCTGCTCATGGTACAGGAGCAGTTCAGAATCCAATCAACCCAGTGAATTTGAATAAGGATTATATTGGTCAGTGGAATAATGCAGCAGTCGACTACAGAAGCTCTGATATAGATATCAACCACTGTGAAAACATACCAGGTCACGGTAGGCCTGCTTGCACTAGAGTTAATTCATTAGCAGAATTGTTGGGGATGAAGAACCAATCATATATGCCCTCCACCAGTGGAAGATCAAGCAATAGCATCCACCTCAATGATTTACCGACCTTTCAGAATTCATATTCTCAAGTCGAAAGCAGATATGAGCAACTTCAGGCAGGTCCGGATTTTCTCAACGAGAGTCAAGTGTTTATTCCAAATCAGACATTTGATTGTTATGGCAACCGGCGCCTACCACTTG ATGGAATTCTAGGCCCATATCAGGTCAATAAAGCCATGTACTCATCCTTGACAACACCAGATGCTGGTACAGGTTCAAGCAGAAGTAGTTTCTTCCCAATTGCACCAGTAACGCCAGAACAAAAGCAATTCAATGATGACCAGCATTTTGAGAGACAGAATTTCTCGATAGAAGAAAGCTCTAGTCTTGAGAAAGATAAGCAGGAGAATGTTCTCAGGTCTATGCAATCCAAAGATAACCACTCTGATAAACAGTTACAGAGAGTCGCAGATTCATTGGTTGCAACAACATCATTGAGTGAAAAGATCGATGATGAGAACAAAGGTAATGGAGACATTGACCTGAACAAGACACCACAGCTGAAACCTCCCAAAAGGCGAAAACACCGGCCGAAGGTAGTAATAGAAGGGAAAACCAAAAGAACTCCGAAGCCTGCTGCCCCAAGAAATAGTACTCCAAATGAGAATCCATCAGGAAAAAGGAAGTATGTCCGCCGAAAGGGCCTCGAAGATTCAACAACTGAACAAACTGAAGTTGTTGAGCCTGCTGCCCCAAGAAATAGTCTTCCAAATGAGAACACATCAGGAAAAAGGAAGTATGTTCGTAAAAAGGGCCTAAAAGCTTCAACAACTCAACAAACCGAAGTTGGTGACAAGGACAGAGCTCCTGATGCTGGAGACACAGCAAAATCATGTCGGAGAATGCTAAATTTTGAAGACAGAACAAAAGATGAAAGCCTGGCCAGTACCAATATCAGCCAAGCAGAAAAACATCAGCAAAGAAAGgagacttttgatttgaacttgaGTTCTCAAGATATGGAGTCATCTTTGGCAATCATGGAGGCTTCTGCAATACCACCTGGGCAGAATCAGCGGAATGGAGAAATTGCAGAGAAAAGGCTAACAGAAACTGCACCTTATGTTATCAGTTCCTCCGTTGAAAAGCCAAAAGATTTGGCATTGCCACTTCCTTCAGCAAATCAAGTTACAACGAAGAACCAGGCACTGAATGCCATTGCAAGAAGTCTAAGTATGCGAAACGTTAATCAGCACCAAAACAGCATTCAGCTTGGGTGTGATCAAGTGCCAGTTCATGAAGCTGGAACAGGCCACTTTGTCTTTGAGGCAAAAGATACTCGACCAAAGAGAGACGAAGCAAGGCAGCTGGCACTGGAAAGGACACCTCTGCTTTTGGGAGACACAGCTTCTGCACACGTAAAAAGAGGATCCAAGAGAGATCAGTGCCACATTTCGGAGTTTCAACCTAAAACTTTTAGCCAGATGGGATCGGTCTGCTCAGACATGTTAGGGATTGACAATATTAGAAGAAATTGCAGCACATTTGGTTTAGGAGGTTCAGAGATTCACAAGAAAGCAAAGTTAGATTCTGAAATATATGGCACTGTATCCGGTATACCTTCCAGTACTACAGCTTCAATGCATGGCTCAGTAAAGTTCCAGTCAACTAGCTTGAACATAAACAGATATGTTGGATTCCCAGGTAGCGGAGCCAATGGTGAGGGCAGTAGGCGCTGCGCTAGTCCCATGACTGTTAAACATAACTTTCAAAAGCAACCAACCCCATCTCAATCCCATTCTTATACACAATCAATATCTCAGAAAATATCCCAACAATTGACTGAAAGACATGGACCCCAAGCGCAGGCCAGTAGTAACTGGAATCTTCAGTCTCAACCCCAAGCTCTCTCTATGTTTGTACAAGAGATCAGGAGGAGAATTTCTCACAATAACATGCTAGCACGGATGCAGAACATGGGGCAGACATCATCCAATGAACTATTCAATAACGGGGAGATGCTTACAAGAGACAACAAGAAATTACGAGGTGACGAACATCTCTCAACAAAAGCTAGAG GCTTACAAGGAACACGCAGATATGCAGCAGCAGTCGATATGATCACACGCCGATTGGAACGCCTTGCTATCAGTAACAGCAAGAAATATACTGCTCAAGAGCAAAAGGCCCTTGTTCCATACAAGGGAGATGGCACTATTATCCCATATGAGGGATTTGATCCCATCAAAAGACGTAAGCCACGGCCCAAAGTGGACCTTGACCCAGAGACCAACAGACTTTGGAACCTCTTAATGGGGAAGGAAGGAGGTGCAGAGACAACGGACAAGGACAATGAAAAATGGTGGGAAGAGGAAAGAAAAGTCGTCCGTGGACGGGTAGACTCTTTTGTCGCACGAATGCGCCTTGTTCAAG GAGACAGGAGGTTCTCACCTTGGAAAGGATCTGTAGTCGACTCAGTGATTGGAGTGTTCCTCACACAGAATGTTTCAGATCATCTCTCAAG CTCCGCTTTCATGTGCCTTGCAGCCAAGTTTCCCTTGCAGCCGACAAGCACCAAAAACACCCTCTCCCAGAATGGGTGTAACACATTAGTGGAGGAACCAGAAGTTGAAATAATAGATCCAGATGGGACTATCACATATCATCAAGCTAGACTACAGGTGCCTACACGTCATCAAGGCTCCATAACATGCAGTCAATTATCTGAGCACAGAATGGAAGATCGCATTCAAACAACTGGAGCTTATTTAGTAAGTGAGCATGAAAAGAGAACAGACGAGGAAGTCATTTTATCACAAAACTCTCCTGACTCTCTCATTCTTCAAGCCAATGAAGAACTCAGGTCAAGCTCCGGATCCAACTCAGAATGTGAAGACCAACCAAGTTGGCCCAACTTGAACAAGAATAGTACTCGAGCAAACCGTTCTCCACCGGCAAAGTGGCCTGCTGCATTCCAGGAATACCAGAGTCACTTTATGAGGAATACACAATCAGAAAACATGTCCATCTTCAGGAATCATAAGTCAGAAGCTGTAGCGGGTATCAGGCATAATCAAACTCTTGATGCTGAGACGTACTTGCATGGTTATCCAATCAATCCACATGTTCAGGGCCAAGAAAAATCAGCAAGAACTTCCAGTAGTTTCTGGTTGACCATGACACCAGAATTTGGAAAACATGAAACAGCATGCCGTGAGAAAGAAATTGCCTCCTCTTTGACTTCAATAACTCCAGAACCCAATGCCGCAAAAGGAGTAGACTTCCTGAGCAGAAGCATGAAACAGATAACAGGAAGTTCAAGTACTTTGACAGCTCAGCAAACCACAGTGCCCATTGTTCATGCACCAAGAATGGAAGAATATGCATTTGCAAGTAAGCACAGAGAAGAGGAAGGAAATTTACAAATGCAGCCTCACAATGGAAATTATCAACATTCTGTAAGTTGCCATCCAAAGGAGATGTCAATGGCCTCACAACTAGAAAGCACTTGCATCCGACAGTCAGTAAACCGTGCAGAAGCCATTGCTAAAGGACAAGAAG AGGTTCAAGCTTATATTTCAAGCGAGCAACCCAGTGTAACAGGCACCAGCATCTCAAatacaagaaaaaggaaaactgAGGAAGGAGATAAGAAAGCTTTTGACTGGGATAGCTTGAGAAAGCAAGTCCAACCAAAGAgtgggaaaaaagaaagaagcaaGAATGCAATGGACTCACTGAACTATGAAGCAGTTAGATGTGCACCAGTTAAAGAAATCTCTGATGCTATTAAGGAACGAGGGATGAACAACATGCTGGCAGAGCGAATTAAG GACTTCCTCAATAGACTGGTAACGGATCATGGAAGTATTGACCTAGAATGGTTGAGAGATGTGGCCCCAGAAAAAGCAAA AGAGTATCTATTAAGTATTCGTGGACTGGGCCTGAAAAGTGTAGAGTGTGTGCGGCTATTAACACTTCACAACCTTGCTTTTCCA GTTGACACAAATGTTGGACGAATTGCTGTGCGACTAGGATGGGTTCCTCTCCAACCACTTCCTGAGTCACTGCAGTTGCATCTTCTTGAACT GTATCCGGTTCTAGAGTCAATTCAGAAGTATCTCTGGCCACGACTGTGCAAGCTCGACCAGAGAACATT GTATGAATTGCACTACCACATGATTACATTTGGAAAG GTTTTTTGCACCAAAAGTAAACCAAATTGTAATGCATGCCCGCTGCGAGCTGAGTGCAGACACTTCGCTAGTGCTTTCGCAAG TGCAAGACTTGCCCTTCCTGGCCCACAAGAGAAGAGTATAGTGAGTTCGACAGTTCCAATCTCTGGTGGAGGAATTGCAGCTGCCCCACTCAAGCCTATGCTATTACCCCCAGCAGGTGAAGGGAGAATGATTAGCCCATGTGCTCCGGTTGAAGCTGGAAACATCCCTGATTTCCTGAACAAACCAATGCCAATACCTCAAGAGATAACCAACTTGGATAGAGAAACAACTCTCATTACCAGCAATTGTGAACCTATTATTGAGGAACCAAAATCACCAGAACCGCTGCCAGAACTTTTGGAAAGTGACATTGAGGATGGATTTATTGAGGATCCTGATGAAATTCCAATGATCGAACTCAACATGAAAGAGTTTACGTCCAATTTGGAGACTATTTTGCAGGGGCATAACAAAGAAGGTGAGTTATCCAAAGCTCTGGTGGCTTTGAATCCAGTTGCAGCTTCAATTCCTACTCCCAAGCTGAAAAATGTCAGTCGCCTACGGACAGAACACCAAGT GTACGAACTCCCAGATTCTCATCAATTGTTGGAAAAG CTGGATAAACGAGAACCTGATGACCCAAGTCCATACCTTCTGGCAATATGGACACCAG